In Labrus mixtus chromosome 11, fLabMix1.1, whole genome shotgun sequence, a single window of DNA contains:
- the LOC132983288 gene encoding zona pellucida sperm-binding protein 3-like, which yields MSLVACLLWTVFSGSLGGPVPVTHEVQTYHHLPMFLDAPEPVVAQELFLPAPHKRPVPAGITSLLLPEKKPQQSVQGDTGTRAVEVFCWGDQIFVRLDRFQVRSWTNPYLFRLGTCRVSKVSPRFLYFHYRLTECGGQSRTVGGQLVYSFTLSYTPPPQDFVIRVIPLTLPLQCHYNRFHYSYKVGFRPKVQHKTFLKSIRSKLCFSLTVCNEHWEPVPAGQGFVLGESVYFVAQSGVLLAGESLYVDSCYATSSKDPHSQPRVDIITNYGCMTDSRREGSNSYFLSAGGAVLKFSVDALLFSAVSQVLYLHCSMSVSLTTSDVSKSCNYNTAAGRWEELEASPSVCSCCESTCTDGQDGKFRTSNVENLSQCGGVGNCSTSIVHLRLDPKASEVPLTPILKC from the exons ATGTCGCTGGTCGCGTGCCTTCTCTGGACTGTGTTCAGTGGGTCACTGGGAGGTCCGGTTCCGGTGACTCATGAGGTCCAGACATACCACCACCTGCCTATGTTCTTGGACGCACCAGAGCCGGTTGTAGCACAGGAGCTGTTTCTGCCGGCCCCTCATAAGAGACCTGTCCCCGCCGGGATCACCTCGCTGCTGTTACCGGAAAAGAAACCGCAGCAGAGCGTGCAGGGGGACACCGGGACACGCGCTGTGGAGGTCTTCTGTTGGGGTGATCAGATATTTGTGCGCTTGGACCGCTTCCAGGTGCGCTCCTGGACCAACCCGTACCTGTTCAGACTGGGAACATGCCGAGTCAGCAAAGTCAGCCCGcgttttctttatttccatTACAGACTGACCGAGTGTGGAGGACAGTCACGG ACTGTTGGTGGTCAGCTGGTGTACTCCTTCACTCTGTCTTATACTCCTCCTCCACAAGACTTCGTCATCAGAGTCATACCTCTGACACTTCCCCTTCAATGCCATTACAACAG GTTTCACTACTCGTACAAAGTCGGCTTCAGACCTAAAGTCCAGCACAAGACGTTTCTGAAGAGCATCAGGAGTAAACTGTGCTTCAGCCTCACCGTCTGTAACG AGCATTGGGAGCCCGTCCCTGCGGGTCAAGGGTTTGTTTTGGGGGAGTCGGTGTATTTCGTTGCCCAGAGCGGAGTTCTGTTAGCCGGAGAGAGTCTGTACGTGGACTCCTGCTACGCCACCAGCTCCAAAGACCCGCACAGCCAGCCCAGAGTCGACATTATCACCAACTAtgg CTGTATGACAGACAGCAGGAGGGAAGGCAGCAACTCATACTTTCtgtctgcagggggcgctgtgctCAAGTTTTCTGTGGACGCTTTACTCTTCAGTGCTGTCTCACAA GTGTTGTATCTCCACTGCTCGATGTCAGTCAGCCTCACTACCTCTGACGTCTCAAAATCCTGCAACTACAACACCGCTGCTGGCAG GTGGGAGGAGCTTGAAGCCTCGCCCTCAGTGTGCTCATGCTGTGAGTCCACGTGCACTGATGGACAGGACGGTAAGTTCAGAACCTCCAATGTTGAAAATTTAAGTCAATGTGGAGGTGTAGGAAACTGCAGTACCTcgattgtccacttgaggctggatcCAAAAGCCTCAGAAGTCCCACTAACgcccatattaaaatgttaa